One stretch of Rosistilla oblonga DNA includes these proteins:
- a CDS encoding acetylxylan esterase has protein sequence MKFLQSAIAMALLVNAVVSGSAFAAEPDPWNVYQDGLPDSANALRFNIDACVEISRQHVDPTGKQAWENAKEPLANELRDAIGLLPWPEKTPLNVQVTGRADRDGYTIENLAFESFPGFYVTANLYVPKGIEEPMPAIVVTAGHAMEEGKNYDLYRTAQLGLVRQGYVVLAYDPVGQGERRLRGNGHAVSYPAMLVGHTNLRYMLWDSIRSVDYLETRADVDPKRIGIAGNSGGGLNTMYAMPVESRFAAGASFCCLCSYEAWIKDGGNHCICNHLPGIAQHMEQFQFVGLAAPRPFMAGNGQKDPIFPIVGTRDTIRRAQQIYGLYDSADQVALSEAPAGHGWSKPLREAGYGWFNRFLQGRGDGSPVAEPEIPLEDRSSKDLYVFKDGKLPADAKTYVDLVREEADRLVQGYADVPSDADEYAAWAKDLRGKLWETLGGKPVEFESAPADHGAFDWEGRSVKRLSLRTERDLEVPALLIQPEDAQGPLPLVIVLDAGGKQAAMKSETVGRLLDQPIAVLALDVRSLGEGKVNPNQCASDAIVLGRPLLAQQAWDVIAAARTLSGQEEFGKVAVYGRGSTGLIAMLAAALSDEIDAVATQWTIGSFVDAIADPLPQPMWVYAPNLLKVADVSQLAALCAPRPLLLANPVDGKKKSLSDADGQVLFDPVFAAYRATAAESGAQLATGKESDQAAGDFLIKTLLP, from the coding sequence ATGAAATTCTTGCAGTCAGCCATCGCGATGGCGCTTCTCGTTAACGCGGTTGTCTCAGGCTCGGCGTTTGCCGCTGAACCCGATCCGTGGAACGTCTATCAAGACGGCCTGCCCGACAGTGCCAATGCGTTGCGATTTAATATCGACGCCTGTGTGGAGATCAGCCGCCAGCATGTCGATCCCACGGGAAAGCAGGCTTGGGAAAACGCAAAAGAGCCGCTTGCGAATGAGTTGCGAGATGCGATCGGTTTGTTGCCGTGGCCCGAGAAGACGCCGCTGAACGTTCAGGTGACGGGGCGAGCCGATCGGGATGGCTATACGATCGAGAATCTCGCATTTGAAAGCTTCCCCGGCTTTTATGTGACGGCGAATCTCTATGTTCCAAAAGGTATCGAAGAACCGATGCCGGCAATCGTTGTGACCGCGGGACATGCGATGGAAGAGGGGAAGAATTACGATCTCTATCGCACCGCCCAGCTGGGATTGGTCCGGCAGGGATACGTGGTGTTGGCTTATGATCCGGTTGGCCAAGGGGAGCGAAGGCTGCGGGGCAATGGGCACGCGGTCAGCTACCCTGCGATGCTGGTTGGGCACACCAACCTGCGTTACATGTTGTGGGACAGCATCCGGTCGGTCGACTATTTGGAGACGCGTGCGGATGTTGATCCGAAGCGGATTGGAATCGCGGGGAATTCCGGCGGCGGGCTAAACACGATGTATGCGATGCCGGTCGAGAGTCGGTTTGCTGCGGGGGCGTCGTTCTGTTGTCTGTGTTCTTATGAAGCTTGGATCAAAGACGGGGGCAATCACTGCATCTGCAATCATCTGCCGGGGATCGCTCAGCACATGGAGCAGTTCCAGTTTGTTGGCCTCGCCGCGCCGCGTCCGTTTATGGCGGGCAATGGCCAGAAGGATCCGATTTTCCCGATCGTTGGTACTCGCGATACGATTCGTCGCGCTCAACAGATCTATGGTCTCTACGATTCGGCCGACCAAGTAGCGTTGAGCGAAGCACCGGCTGGTCACGGATGGTCGAAGCCGCTGCGCGAGGCAGGGTATGGCTGGTTCAACCGTTTTCTGCAGGGGCGTGGCGATGGATCTCCCGTTGCCGAACCGGAGATTCCGTTGGAAGACCGAAGTTCAAAGGATCTGTATGTATTTAAAGACGGCAAATTGCCGGCTGATGCGAAGACCTACGTCGATCTGGTGCGTGAAGAAGCCGACCGATTGGTGCAAGGTTATGCTGACGTGCCAAGCGACGCCGACGAATATGCTGCTTGGGCGAAAGACTTGCGCGGCAAGCTCTGGGAGACCTTGGGTGGCAAGCCGGTCGAATTCGAATCGGCTCCAGCGGATCACGGAGCATTTGATTGGGAAGGACGCAGCGTCAAGCGGCTCTCGCTTCGAACCGAACGCGATCTGGAAGTTCCGGCTCTGTTGATCCAGCCCGAAGATGCCCAAGGGCCGTTGCCGTTGGTGATCGTTCTCGACGCCGGTGGCAAGCAGGCCGCGATGAAGTCGGAAACGGTGGGACGTTTGCTCGACCAACCGATCGCCGTTTTGGCGCTCGACGTGCGGTCTCTGGGAGAAGGGAAGGTCAATCCGAATCAGTGTGCCAGCGACGCGATCGTGCTCGGTCGGCCGCTGTTGGCTCAGCAGGCTTGGGATGTGATCGCTGCCGCCCGCACGCTTTCGGGGCAGGAAGAGTTTGGCAAGGTCGCCGTTTACGGTCGCGGAAGTACTGGTTTGATCGCGATGCTCGCCGCCGCCCTTTCCGATGAGATCGATGCCGTGGCGACACAGTGGACGATCGGCAGTTTCGTCGATGCGATCGCCGATCCGCTGCCGCAACCGATGTGGGTTTATGCCCCGAACCTTCTCAAGGTGGCCGATGTTTCTCAGCTGGCTGCACTCTGTGCGCCGCGACCTCTGCTGTTGGCCAATCCCGTCGATGGCAAAAAGAAGTCGCTGTCGGACGCCGACGGCCAGGTGTTGTTCGATCCGGTGTTTGCCGCATATCGCGCGACGGCTGCGGAGTCCGGCGCTCAGCTAGCCACCGGCAAAGAGTCCGATCAGGCGGCGGGCGACTTCTTGATCAAGACGTTGCTGCCGTAG
- a CDS encoding DUF1559 domain-containing protein yields MKRFSPRHGFTLTEVLVVIVAAAILLTLALPMLLSMRENSRRMTCEYRLTQIGVAMAEYQLTNEHYPAGTIDSQSPIQNVAEGFHQNWIIALLADLDQQTLADQIDPDASVYAAANAAPRETPLAIVRCPSDASTSLPTTSNYAGIYASQEVPIDEQNDGMLFLNRGVMPEEIDGGLEYTLFVGEKLSDPAEDLGWMSGTRATIRNVGHPLGDGSHIDSIPTDANGEPNRLWVGGLASRHPGGVNLLLGSGRVRFYSASGDQEVLQQMARRSKELAETDDTEIAVETSE; encoded by the coding sequence ATGAAACGGTTTTCCCCACGACACGGATTCACCCTTACCGAGGTGCTGGTGGTGATCGTCGCCGCAGCCATTCTGCTGACCTTGGCTCTGCCGATGCTGCTGTCGATGCGCGAGAACTCGCGGCGGATGACCTGCGAGTACCGCCTGACTCAAATCGGCGTGGCGATGGCGGAATACCAACTGACCAACGAACACTATCCCGCCGGCACGATCGATTCGCAGTCGCCAATTCAAAACGTCGCCGAGGGCTTTCATCAAAACTGGATCATCGCGTTGCTGGCCGACTTGGACCAACAGACGCTCGCCGATCAGATCGATCCCGACGCCAGCGTCTATGCCGCCGCCAACGCCGCGCCGCGCGAGACTCCCTTGGCAATCGTCCGCTGCCCCTCGGACGCCAGCACCTCGCTGCCAACGACCAGCAACTATGCGGGCATCTACGCCTCGCAGGAAGTACCGATCGACGAACAGAACGACGGGATGCTTTTCTTGAATCGAGGCGTGATGCCAGAAGAGATCGACGGCGGGCTGGAATACACGCTGTTTGTCGGTGAGAAGTTGAGCGATCCCGCCGAAGACCTGGGCTGGATGAGCGGTACGCGAGCGACGATCCGCAACGTCGGCCATCCGCTGGGGGATGGTTCGCACATCGACTCGATCCCGACCGATGCCAACGGCGAACCGAACCGACTGTGGGTCGGCGGGCTGGCGAGCCGGCACCCGGGGGGCGTCAACCTGCTGCTGGGGAGCGGCCGCGTGCGATTCTATTCGGCAAGCGGCGACCAAGAGGTGTTGCAGCAGATGGCGCGGCGATCGAAAGAGCTAGCTGAGACCGACGACACGGAGATCGCTGTCGAGACGAGCGAGTAA
- a CDS encoding iron-containing alcohol dehydrogenase, which translates to MQPFDFQLRPRIVFGAGVIEQLGPLAVELGARTVLVVSDPGVVKAGHFGTGLLSLEAAGLVVHSFHDFTENPTTDFIDAGVEVARRVKPDLIVGLGGGSSMDCAKGINFVYSCGGEIKDYWGVGKATADMLPMIAVPTTSGTGSEAQSFALISDAKTHVKMACGDPRAACAVALLDPALTLTQPYAVTALTGIDALSHALETHVTTRRNAVSSTFSRQAFRMIAGNLARVLEVGDDLEARGEMQFGACLAGIAIETSMLGAAHATANPLTARFGITHGQAVGLMLPHVVLFNGRDYPELYAELLAEIDPGESQHDAPLQIAQRVTELVGKAGLKTKLSELEIPREALPQLAEDATQQWTGTFNPIPVNAENLLALYQAAY; encoded by the coding sequence ATGCAACCTTTTGACTTCCAGCTGCGCCCTCGGATCGTCTTTGGCGCTGGTGTGATCGAGCAACTTGGCCCCCTCGCCGTCGAACTTGGCGCCAGGACCGTGTTGGTGGTTTCCGACCCCGGCGTCGTCAAAGCGGGGCACTTCGGTACCGGCCTGCTGTCGCTGGAAGCCGCTGGGCTGGTGGTCCATTCCTTCCACGACTTCACCGAAAATCCGACGACCGACTTTATCGACGCGGGAGTCGAAGTCGCTCGGCGAGTCAAACCCGACCTGATCGTGGGGCTCGGCGGCGGCAGTTCGATGGACTGTGCCAAAGGAATCAACTTCGTCTACAGCTGTGGCGGCGAGATCAAAGATTATTGGGGCGTTGGCAAAGCGACAGCCGACATGCTGCCGATGATCGCCGTCCCGACCACTTCGGGGACCGGCAGCGAGGCGCAGTCGTTTGCGTTGATCAGCGATGCGAAGACCCATGTGAAAATGGCCTGCGGCGATCCGCGAGCCGCCTGTGCGGTGGCGTTGTTGGATCCGGCGCTCACGCTCACGCAGCCCTACGCTGTCACGGCGCTGACCGGAATCGACGCTCTGTCGCACGCGCTGGAGACCCATGTCACGACGCGGCGCAACGCCGTCTCTTCGACTTTCAGCCGCCAAGCCTTCCGCATGATCGCCGGCAATCTGGCGCGAGTCTTGGAAGTCGGCGACGACCTCGAAGCCCGCGGCGAGATGCAGTTCGGTGCCTGTCTGGCCGGAATCGCGATCGAAACCTCGATGCTTGGCGCGGCTCACGCCACCGCAAATCCGCTGACCGCGCGCTTTGGCATCACGCATGGCCAAGCCGTCGGCTTGATGTTGCCCCACGTCGTCCTTTTTAACGGCCGCGACTATCCCGAACTCTATGCGGAACTGCTGGCGGAAATCGATCCCGGCGAGAGCCAGCACGATGCGCCGCTGCAGATTGCCCAGCGGGTGACCGAACTGGTTGGCAAGGCGGGACTCAAGACAAAGCTCAGCGAATTGGAGATCCCACGCGAAGCCCTGCCTCAGCTGGCCGAAGATGCCACCCAGCAGTGGACCGGCACGTTTAATCCGATTCCAGTGAACGCCGAGAACCTGCTGGCGCTCTATCAGGCGGCGTATTAG
- a CDS encoding 50S ribosomal protein bL37 codes for MAKPHRKLKKANHGKRPANAKARKAKRKKLRT; via the coding sequence ATGGCAAAACCGCACCGAAAACTGAAGAAAGCGAACCACGGCAAGCGTCCCGCCAACGCAAAGGCTCGCAAAGCGAAACGCAAAAAACTGCGTACCTAA
- a CDS encoding 3-hydroxyacyl-ACP dehydratase FabZ family protein: MAAKDLIFNLDDLDFDAPIGDLDEICKVNPQRHEMLQLTAIVGEDMQRNACAAYKDLSQDEFWVRGHMPGMPLMPGVVMLEAAAQLCSYFTQKHDLLGADMVGFGGVDEVRFRDPVLPGDRLVLMCELTRIRRGRMIVARFQGVVRGGLAVEGIIKGIPIPISALKETLAARSNS, translated from the coding sequence TTGGCTGCCAAAGATCTCATTTTCAATCTGGACGATCTCGATTTTGACGCACCGATTGGCGATCTCGACGAAATCTGCAAGGTCAATCCCCAACGCCACGAGATGCTGCAATTGACAGCAATCGTGGGGGAAGACATGCAGCGAAATGCTTGCGCCGCCTACAAGGATCTCTCGCAAGACGAATTCTGGGTTCGCGGCCACATGCCTGGCATGCCGCTGATGCCGGGCGTCGTGATGCTCGAAGCCGCCGCTCAATTGTGCAGCTACTTCACCCAGAAGCACGATCTGCTGGGAGCCGACATGGTCGGTTTCGGTGGCGTCGATGAAGTCCGCTTCCGCGACCCCGTCCTCCCCGGCGACCGCCTGGTGCTGATGTGCGAACTAACACGCATTCGCCGCGGCCGGATGATCGTCGCTCGCTTCCAAGGAGTCGTTCGCGGCGGCTTGGCTGTCGAAGGGATCATCAAGGGGATTCCGATCCCGATCAGCGCTCTGAAAGAGACGCTTGCGGCGCGCAGCAACAGCTAG
- a CDS encoding Do family serine endopeptidase: MERMWKGVSFILGSLLVGTLLSGVLLSLPSGLQSNVLAQRDINPQNLQTANDLSTTFRQVANSMRPSVVSINSMQKARVVRGGTRGIPDGILEGLPPEIRDQLFGNGFGDSGSTQPQKSGVGSGVIIRADGYILTNNHVVEGADALEVELSDRRRIEATIVGTDPQTDLAVIKIDAPNLEPAPLGDSDAMQVGDWVLAMGSPFGLDQTVTAGIISAKNRVQGIVGQGEGFEDFLQTDAAINPGNSGGPLVNLRGEVIGINTAIASRSGGYNGIGFTIPTSLAGPIVDSLIESGSVRRGFLGAKLGPIDEQRMQQLGLPNMEGAYIDQVLEGQPAHLGGLQPGDVVVEVNGREIRDLLQLRNIVALTPPNGTLKFKVIRNAEPVMLTIVLGERTNAALARFNPAGELWGADLEPLTEETAQQLGMRSTTGLLVTNVTEDSVASAAGLDAGDVILRANGQPIGSIDQLKQMIAQAEQVGRPLQLVVKRGNSRGLVTIQ, from the coding sequence ATGGAAAGAATGTGGAAGGGTGTGTCTTTTATACTGGGCAGCCTGTTGGTCGGGACGCTGTTGAGCGGTGTGTTGTTGAGCTTGCCATCGGGCTTGCAGTCCAACGTATTGGCTCAACGCGACATCAATCCGCAAAATTTGCAGACGGCAAACGACCTCTCCACCACTTTTCGCCAGGTCGCAAATTCGATGCGGCCAAGCGTCGTCAGCATCAATTCGATGCAGAAGGCTCGCGTCGTCCGCGGCGGCACACGCGGGATCCCCGACGGAATCTTGGAAGGCTTGCCGCCAGAGATCCGCGACCAACTGTTTGGCAACGGATTTGGTGACAGCGGATCGACTCAGCCACAAAAGTCGGGAGTCGGCAGCGGAGTGATCATTCGCGCCGACGGCTACATCCTGACCAACAACCACGTCGTCGAAGGGGCTGATGCGTTGGAGGTCGAACTCTCGGACCGCCGCCGAATCGAAGCCACCATCGTCGGCACCGATCCGCAAACCGACCTGGCGGTGATCAAGATCGATGCCCCCAACCTCGAACCGGCGCCGCTGGGCGATTCCGATGCGATGCAGGTTGGCGATTGGGTGTTGGCGATGGGCAGCCCCTTCGGTCTGGACCAAACCGTCACCGCTGGCATCATCAGCGCCAAGAACCGCGTCCAGGGAATCGTTGGTCAGGGCGAAGGCTTTGAAGATTTCCTGCAGACCGACGCGGCGATCAACCCAGGCAACAGCGGCGGCCCGCTGGTCAATCTGCGTGGCGAGGTGATCGGCATCAACACAGCGATCGCGTCGCGGAGCGGCGGATACAACGGGATCGGGTTTACGATCCCCACCTCGCTGGCCGGTCCGATCGTCGACAGTTTGATCGAATCGGGGTCGGTTCGCCGCGGATTCCTCGGTGCCAAACTGGGACCGATCGATGAACAGCGGATGCAACAACTGGGGCTGCCCAACATGGAGGGCGCCTACATCGACCAAGTGCTCGAGGGCCAACCGGCTCACCTCGGCGGCTTGCAACCTGGCGACGTGGTCGTCGAAGTCAACGGCCGCGAGATTCGCGACCTGTTGCAACTGCGGAACATCGTCGCGTTAACGCCTCCCAACGGAACCTTAAAGTTCAAAGTCATCCGCAACGCCGAACCGGTCATGCTGACGATCGTGTTGGGCGAACGAACCAACGCTGCGCTGGCGCGGTTTAATCCCGCCGGCGAACTTTGGGGAGCCGACTTGGAACCGCTGACCGAAGAGACAGCGCAGCAACTGGGAATGCGAAGCACAACTGGTTTACTGGTCACCAACGTCACCGAGGATAGCGTCGCGTCAGCCGCTGGACTCGACGCGGGCGATGTGATCCTGCGTGCCAACGGCCAACCGATCGGCAGCATCGATCAACTGAAACAGATGATCGCTCAAGCCGAGCAGGTCGGCCGACCGTTGCAGTTGGTCGTCAAGCGAGGCAACAGCCGCGGATTGGTGACGATCCAATAG
- a CDS encoding metallophosphoesterase family protein yields the protein MKLLLFSDLHRDRDAATALVELAKDADVMIGAGDFAIKRKGLADTIEILRTADCPAILVPGNGESVEELTQACRDWPQAHVLHGTAASVAGVSFFGIGGGIPTTPFGDWSYDFSEEEAAELLRPMAEQDVLVTHSPPWNCVDIDGSGTHRGSPTIRQAIEANKPRLVVCGHVHDSWEQTDRVGDSVVINAGPRGVWHTID from the coding sequence ATGAAATTACTTCTATTCAGCGATCTGCACCGCGATCGCGACGCCGCCACCGCGTTGGTCGAACTGGCCAAAGACGCCGACGTAATGATCGGCGCGGGAGACTTTGCTATCAAACGCAAAGGATTAGCCGACACGATCGAGATCCTGCGGACCGCCGACTGTCCCGCGATCTTGGTGCCGGGAAACGGCGAATCGGTCGAAGAGTTGACGCAGGCGTGTCGCGATTGGCCGCAGGCCCACGTTTTGCATGGCACCGCCGCGAGCGTAGCCGGAGTCTCGTTCTTCGGTATCGGCGGCGGGATCCCAACGACTCCCTTCGGCGATTGGAGCTACGACTTCAGCGAAGAAGAGGCGGCTGAGCTGCTGCGACCGATGGCGGAACAGGACGTCTTGGTGACGCATTCGCCGCCGTGGAACTGCGTCGATATCGACGGTTCGGGAACGCACCGCGGCAGCCCCACGATCCGCCAAGCGATCGAAGCGAACAAGCCGCGGTTGGTTGTTTGCGGGCATGTGCACGACAGTTGGGAACAGACCGATCGCGTCGGCGATTCGGTCGTGATCAACGCTGGCCCGCGAGGCGTTTGGCATACGATCGATTAA
- a CDS encoding DUF1501 domain-containing protein, with translation MLPSHPHRSNRLSRRQLLRFGAAGLSASSLLQIRSAAAATKTEQAHPTTGTTNAFGRAKSCIVLFAWGGMSHIDTLDVKPDASSDIRSIFHPIATRTPGYYVSEHLPKIAQQTHRMAIVRSVHHNAPSHRSGAYWNLTGHEPPNLSGNWEASRDDWPCIGSMVWDAKLNQHGSDLQQRLSADGLSGAVCLPYSMYDGGRANGQDGGFLGMHRDPMIIKPREGKPYDGVSPSSGHIDLELVEGLDRERLSARRKLLSQIDASRDVRTNEGMQGMARHQTQALDMLLSERVQRTFDLNSEPAAVRERYGMHVCGQSVLTARKLTEAGVPLVTVYCSAGDLNGSVGAHWDTHGDGFNRLKNQMIPPWDQASAALLDDLSASGRLDETLVVWLTEFGRTPRVNPGGGRDHYPNVYSVAFAGAGIAGGLVYGKSDRNGAEPLDQPCGPADLHATIFHSLGISDHFTLYDTLGRPLTACDGRPLPLFA, from the coding sequence ATGTTGCCTTCCCACCCTCACCGTAGCAATCGGCTATCGCGTCGCCAACTGCTCCGCTTCGGAGCCGCCGGACTCTCTGCGTCGAGCCTGTTGCAGATCCGATCGGCAGCGGCCGCCACGAAAACCGAACAAGCGCATCCAACAACAGGAACCACCAACGCGTTTGGCCGGGCGAAATCGTGTATCGTGCTGTTCGCGTGGGGCGGGATGAGCCACATCGATACGTTGGACGTGAAGCCCGACGCGTCGTCGGACATCCGCAGCATCTTCCATCCGATCGCGACTCGCACGCCGGGCTACTACGTTTCCGAACACCTGCCAAAAATTGCTCAACAGACGCACCGGATGGCGATCGTTCGCAGCGTGCATCACAACGCGCCGTCGCATCGTTCGGGAGCCTACTGGAACCTGACAGGGCATGAGCCACCGAACCTGAGCGGAAACTGGGAAGCGTCGCGCGACGATTGGCCCTGCATTGGATCGATGGTCTGGGACGCCAAACTCAATCAACATGGCAGCGATCTGCAGCAGCGGCTCTCCGCCGATGGACTCTCCGGCGCCGTCTGTTTGCCCTACTCGATGTACGATGGCGGCCGCGCCAACGGTCAGGACGGCGGCTTCTTGGGCATGCATCGCGACCCGATGATCATCAAGCCGCGCGAAGGGAAACCGTACGACGGAGTCAGCCCTAGTTCCGGCCACATCGACTTGGAACTCGTCGAAGGGCTCGACCGCGAGCGCTTGTCGGCCCGCCGAAAACTACTGTCGCAGATCGATGCCAGCCGCGACGTGCGGACGAACGAAGGGATGCAGGGGATGGCCCGGCATCAGACTCAAGCGCTCGACATGCTGCTGAGCGAACGGGTGCAGCGAACGTTCGATCTGAACAGCGAACCCGCGGCGGTTCGCGAACGCTACGGAATGCACGTCTGCGGACAGAGCGTTCTGACGGCGAGGAAGCTGACTGAGGCGGGAGTCCCGCTGGTGACCGTCTACTGCAGCGCGGGCGATCTCAACGGCAGCGTTGGAGCCCATTGGGACACGCACGGCGATGGCTTCAACCGACTCAAAAATCAAATGATTCCGCCTTGGGATCAAGCTTCGGCGGCGCTGCTGGACGACCTGTCCGCCAGCGGGCGATTGGATGAAACGCTAGTCGTCTGGTTGACCGAATTTGGCCGCACGCCGCGGGTCAATCCCGGCGGCGGCCGCGACCACTACCCGAACGTCTATTCGGTCGCATTTGCTGGCGCCGGCATCGCGGGAGGCTTGGTCTACGGCAAGAGCGACAGGAATGGAGCCGAACCGCTGGATCAGCCTTGCGGGCCAGCGGATCTGCATGCGACGATCTTTCATTCGCTGGGAATTTCCGATCACTTCACGCTCTACGACACGTTGGGGCGACCGCTGACGGCCTGCGATGGCCGCCCGCTGCCGCTGTTCGCCTGA
- a CDS encoding rhomboid family intramembrane serine protease, protein MGLYDRPYYQDEERSHLPPSLASQSFVIVLIVINVAVFFADFIFGGEGFALRTAMEVTPQTIVKPWLWWQFVTYGFAHGNMNHILFNMIGLFFFGRIVEQRLGKIEFLRFYLVAIILGGIAWSLRANLTDSLAPGVIGASGGVIAVTMLFIFWYPQTEIYLMMVLPVKAWIVGVLMIAGNLFGMGSATTAFDVHLVGIAFASAYYYFHWNLASISPAGLSKLTRPSTRLKLHDPDRQSRQERRDAEEAERILQKIHEHGEGSLTNAERKVLERHSRHLRDRR, encoded by the coding sequence ATGGGTCTATACGATCGACCGTATTACCAGGACGAAGAACGCTCACACCTGCCTCCCTCGCTGGCGTCACAGTCGTTTGTGATCGTGTTGATCGTCATCAATGTCGCGGTATTTTTCGCCGACTTCATCTTCGGCGGCGAAGGCTTCGCGCTGCGAACGGCGATGGAGGTCACGCCGCAGACGATCGTCAAACCGTGGCTGTGGTGGCAGTTTGTGACCTACGGGTTTGCCCACGGCAACATGAACCACATCCTGTTCAACATGATCGGGCTGTTCTTCTTCGGGCGGATCGTCGAACAGCGGCTGGGGAAAATCGAATTCCTGCGGTTCTATCTGGTCGCGATCATCCTTGGCGGAATCGCCTGGTCGCTGCGAGCTAACCTGACCGACTCCCTTGCTCCCGGCGTGATCGGTGCCTCCGGCGGCGTTATCGCGGTCACGATGCTGTTCATCTTTTGGTACCCGCAGACCGAGATCTATCTGATGATGGTCCTGCCGGTGAAAGCCTGGATCGTCGGCGTGCTGATGATCGCGGGCAACCTGTTTGGCATGGGGTCGGCAACGACAGCCTTCGACGTCCACTTGGTCGGCATCGCTTTTGCCAGCGCCTACTATTATTTCCACTGGAACCTCGCCTCGATCTCGCCGGCGGGGCTGTCGAAGCTAACCCGCCCGAGCACGCGATTGAAATTGCACGATCCCGATCGTCAGTCGCGGCAGGAGCGACGCGATGCGGAGGAGGCGGAGCGGATTCTGCAGAAGATCCACGAGCATGGCGAAGGGAGTTTGACCAACGCCGAACGGAAGGTGCTCGAGCGCCACAGTCGCCATCTGCGCGACCGACGCTAA